CGTCCAGGTGCACATTCGCGCCGCGAGCACGCGGGGCCGCACCACCGCTCCCTGCCCCCTCTTCCATGGCACCGGCCACCAGGCGGCGGTAGAGCGCCTGCGTGTGCCCGAAGGAACACCCGAGGAGGAGGACTCCCGCCACCACGGCCGCACCGACGAGCCGCGGGAACGTCGGAGCGACCGGCCCCAGCGCGTGGGCCAGGGCGACGTAGCCCATGGGGACCGTGAGGAGGAGGAAGCGGTCGTACACGAGCACCTGGGCCCAGGGCAGGAGGCGCCCGATACCGCCGGCCGGGCCCAGTGAGACCCACAGCCCCACGAGCGTGGCCAGGGCGAAGGCCCACGCAGGGGTCCGGAGCGTGGAGCGTCGCAGGGCCAGGCTCAGGAGGAGCAACCAGCCGGCCGCGAGGCCCAGCCACGGCGGAGGGACGACCTCCCGCAGCGCCACGAGGCCGGCCACCCCCGCCGCCGCTCCGACCGCCTTGCCCGCCCCCCCCATCCGGGCGAGGGCGACCGACGGCAGCGCCAGGACCATCGACAGTCCCGCCGGCGCGCCCACCCAGGTGAGCCATCCGGCGGGCCTCACCAGGTCCGGGCTGCGCGTGACGTGCGGCACCGGCGTCTTGGTGAACCGGGGCAGGTCGAGCAGGAGCGGAAGGGAGGGGAGGAGCGCCAGCAGGACGCCCACGACCATCGGCAAAGCCAGCCGGGCGAGGACCCGCCGCCAGGGGAGCAGGAGGGCCGGCGGGAGCAACGCGATCGGCACCGCCAGCAGGGGGAGCAGGTGGATGCTCCCCAGGAGGCCGACGCCGAGCGCCACCAGGACGGCGAGGCGGAGGTCGTGGTGCGGGCGGCGCAGCAGCGCGCCGCAGCCGGCGAGCGTGGCCCAGAAGACCACGAAGGCCAGGAGCGTGGGATACTGGCCGAACCACAAGGCCCGCCAGAGCGCCGGCGCCAGCAGGGTGGCAAAGGCCGCGGCAGCCGCCCGTGTGGCGTCCAGCCCACCGTAGTGACGACAGGCGGCGTAGAGGGCAGGACCAGTCGCCAGGACGACCGCCACCACGACCAGGCGGAGCCCCTCCTCCCCCTGTGCACGCACCAGGGGCGCCGCCAGCGCGTGCGCCAGCGGGGGGTAGGCATAGGTGGGATGGCCAGCGTACCACCCGTCGTCCCACAGCGCCGTCGGGGCGCGCGCCGTGATCGTGGCCATGTGCAGGTGGCCCGGGAGGTCATACGTGGGCGGCAGACCGGGGCCCGCCATGAACCGGACCGCCTGTAGCCCGGCCCAGGTCAGGGCGGCGGCCAGCCACACCGTTGGCCACCGGGAGCTTCTGACGTCCGGTCCGATCAGGAACCGACCCACGACGAGGGGAGTGGCCGGTTGAGCACGACCGGGGCACCGACGACCCTCTCATAGAGGGCGATGGTGCGGCGGGCCGCTTCCCGCCAGCCACGCGCGGCGGCGATATCCCTCAGCTGGTGGCTGGCATCCATGCGGGCCTGTTCGTCGCTCATCAGGAGACGGAGCATCGCTGCCCACGCCTCGACATCCTCTGAACAGATCCACGGCCACTGGGGCAGGACCGGCTGGAGCGCCCTGGAGAGGATGAACGGGCGACGCCAGCCAATCGCCTGGGCCAGCGGCCCGCTGGCAGAAAAGAGGATGCGATAGGGAAAGAGCATGAGGTCTGCACGACGCAAGCGGCGTGGGAGCTGTGCGGTCGGGACGTAGCCCGTGAACTCGACGCGCCCGTCGAGTCCCTCGCCCAGGCGCCGGAGGTCGTCGACGTAGCGGACGTGTGACGCGGCGGCCGAGGCCGGCAAGCCTCCGGCGATGACCAGGCGCCATTCAGGGAACTCGTCTGCCACTTGGCGGAAGGCCCGCAGGGCGAGGTCGAACCCCTTGTACCATTTGAGGTAGCCGAACAGGAGCACGACCCGTCCCCCGTCCCCTGTCTCGCGCGGACTCTCCTCGCACTCCGGGAGCGGCACCCCGTGGGGGACCACCTCGACGAGCGGATGGCCGAGGCGGTAGTGCGTCGTGAGACGCTCGCGAAAGACGTCCTCGTGCACGATGAGAGCGTGGGCCGCGCGAGCCAGCAGACCGGTGGAAAGTCGGAAGATCGCCCGGGCCAGCCGCGGGCCGACCCGAATGCCGCTCTGCCGGAGGAGCCTGGTCGTCAGGTCCGCAGGAGCGGCCACGTGGTGCACCGTGACGACCACCTTGCCCCCGACGAGACGAACCCACAGCAGGAACACCCAGAGGGAGAGGAACCCCAGCGGCCCGCCGTAAATGAAAGATTCAAACTGGACATGCACCAGCCGGGGCAGGTTCCTGCGCGCTCGACTCCAGAGGTCGATCCCTACCAGTGCTCCGGGCCGCCACACGCGGCAGACGTTCAGGTCACCATCGCTCTCCTCCGTGGCGATGGCTCCGTGGGAGCGGTCCGCCCACACCGCCACCTCCATCCCGCTCTCCTGCAGGGCCATCGCCAAGGACCGCGTGTAGTCGGCGACGCCGTGCTCCGGCGATGCTCCAGGGTAGAGGCCGATCATCGCCAGACCTCCTCCCGTGGTGCCACCGTCTCGCCGGGGGACGTCAGGGGGCTCTCGGGTGTCCCGTGCGCCGGGCCGCATAGGAATCAGGCCCATCCCCCCCGAAGGGCTCAGCACCGACGACAGCCGGCGCAGGGGTGCAGGGGCCAAAGGGCGTTTACCGCGCTGACGTGGGGGTGAAAGGTACCAGTGATGCTACACCACCGGAGGAGCCCGGCACCAGCCCCGGCGGGTCTGGCCGCCCTCGCCCTCCTGTGGGTGAGCCTCACTCCCGCTCTGGCCGCACCGGCCCCTGCCCCCCCTCCCCCGGCCGGTGCCGTTCGGATCGAAGCGGCGGGGCACGACAGCCCCGGCGGTGCCGTGTTAAAAGTCAGCGACCGCCTGACGGTTTCAGCCCGGGGGACCCGCGGGGCAGCCGCCACGTTCCAGATCGTCGGGATCCCGCAGGTGGTGGCGATGCGGGAGGCCTCGACGGGAGCCTACCAGGCGCAACCGAGCCTCTACACCGGCACCTACGTCGTCCGGCCGCAGGACGCCGCGCGCAACGCGGCCGTCCTGGTGACGCTGGAAGTGGGCGCGCGGCGGGTCACGGCCGTTGCCGATCCGCCGGTGACGGTCGACGGGAGAGCCCCGCGCGTCGTGGCCCTCTACCCCGCCGCCGAGCACCCCGTGGCGAACCTGCGCCCCAATGTGGTGGCGGAAATTTTCGACGAGGAGTCCTCCGTCGACCCGCGTTCGGTCCGGCTCCTGATCGACGGACGGAACGTCACCGCGCAGACATCCATCGCCGAGACGGCCGTCTCCTACAATCCGCCTCGGCCCTTCGCCCCCGGACGGGTCCAGGTGCGGCTCACCATGGCCGACCGCGCCGGCAACGTACGGCGCGTCGCCTGGGATTTCCAGGTCGTCGAACCGCCGGGCCTGGTGAGGACCGTGACGCTGAACCCTCCGACGCCCCTGGCCGGCGACGACGTGCTCACGGTCGTGGCGACCGGCGCGCCAGGGGGGAGCGCCCGATTCCGCCTGGCCGGGCTGGGCCGGACGGTCCCCATGCGGGAGTCGCGCACGACTCCGGGCGCGTACTTCGGCGCCTACAGTCCCGATCCCGGGACGAATCTGCTGCGGGCCTCCCTGACGGTGGAGGTCACCCGGGGCGGACGGACCGACCGGCTCCAGGCCTCGACGCCGGTCACGATCCTCACGCGCAGACCCGCTCCACCCGTCGTCGAAGCACCCGGCCGGGCGCTGGTCCTGGGCCCTGGCGGTGGCGGGGGACCGCAGGTCGTCCTGCGGGGTCGGACCCGCCCGGGGTTCCGGGTGGTAGGCCGGATCGCCTACGAGGACGCCGAAGACGCCGTGGAAGCCCGAGGGACCCTGGCGGAGTTCCTCGCCGTCGCAGGAACCGATGGGGGTTGGGCCGTCGCGCTCCCCCTCGCTGCCCCGTCCGGCGCCCGGCTGGCGGCCACCCTCGTCGTGGTCGACCCGGTCGGACAGCGCTCCCCCCCGCTGGTGATCCCCCTGGGACGCCTGCCCTGACGCGCGCCTCGCTTCGGGCAGGTGCCGGATCGGCTAGGGTGACGGCTGCAGCGTGATGCGCAGGAGCGACCCGAAGCGGCCGCGCACCAGGCCGGCGATCGCCTCCGCGGTCGAGCGCCGGTAGGGGCCCAGGGTGATCAGGTAACGCGTCCCCTCCACGCGCGTGACCCGCGCCGCGTAGCCGGAGAGGGTCAGGTGCGCGGCGATCTCCGCCGCCCGCTCCGGGCTCGCCACCGGGCCGATCTGCACGATCACGAAGGCCTCCTGCGGATCGAAGCTGGGCTCGGTGGGAGCGGGGGTCGTCGGCGGTCGCAGCGCCGGGGAGGGCGTCGGGGTCGCCAGCCGCGGAGTGGGCTGCGGTGGGGCGGGCGTGGGAGGTGGCGCCGGGGGCATCGGCGTGGGTGCGGGCTCCGGCGGGCCCGGACGCGGGGTCGGCGAGGGAAGCTGCGCGGGGCGGCGCGCCAGCGCGGGGGACCGTGGCGGGGAGGGGGCGGGCCGGGCGAGGGTGGTAGGAGCGGGCCCCGCCCCCCGCGGGGCGGTCCGTTGCGCCGCGATCTCGGCGGCGGCCGCCTCGGACGCCCGGGCCAGGAGGATCATGGCCTGGGGAGTGTAGTGTTCCTCGGTCTCCTCCCCCCGCGCCACGGCCCGACGGTAGGCGGCGGCCTGCCGCAGCAGCAGGGCGGCGTCGTCGCGGGTAGCGCGGCGGCGCACGGCGATGAGCCCGGCCATCGCCTCCTCGTCCCCTGGATCGCGCAGCGCGGCCAGCAGGAAGGCCTCCTGAGCCTGCGCCAGCTGCCCCGCCTCCAGCAGGTCCCAGGCACGCTGATGGCGCCGGCGCCCGCCAGGCTGTGCGGCGGCAGGGGCGGTGTCGGGGGGAAACGTCTCGGCCGGCTGTGGGGCGGGCTGAACCGCCTCCGGCGCAGGGAAGGGTCCCGGTGTTCCGCCCGGCCCGCCAGCGGTCCCGGGCGGCCGTTGGGGCGAAGGGGCCGCCGTTGGCCCGGGAGCGGGTGCTGCCGGGCGGTCCGGGACTGGTGAGGGAGACCCGGGAGCTCCGGGCTGCGCCGGGCCGGTCGGGGCCGAAGGTCCTTCGGATCCGGCATTCCGAAGCCAGGGGAGCCCGGACAGCGGAGGACCGGGCGCAAAGAAGCCGACTCCGACCAGAGCCAGTGCGCCGATCAGCGCCCCCACCAGCAGGCTCACCAGGAAGGTCGAGTCAGCCCTCATGGTCCCGGGGGTTTGATTCTCTCACAGTCTGCCCGTACCCGTACCGCGAAACGACACCCCTTCGGTTGTGCCCACCTCGCGGGCGCAGGTAGGATGAGGGGTGATGCCCGAGAGGATCTACCTAGACAACGCCGCGACGACACCGCCCGACCCGGCGGTCATCGAGGCGATGGCGGAGGTGCTCCGCACCGCCTACGGGAACCCCTCCTCCCTCCACCGGCTGGGAGTGGAGGCGGAGGCCCGGGTGGCCGCCGGGCGGGCCGAGGTGGCCGCCGCGCTGGGCGTGGCGCCGGCCCAGGTGATCTTCACCTCGGGCGGCACCGAGGCCAACGCCCTGGCGCTGGTGGGAGCGGCGCGCGCCTACCGGTCGCGGGGGACGCACCTGGTGACCACCGCGGTGGAGCACTCCTCCGTGCTCGACACCCTGCGGGCGCTGGAGCCGGAGGGGTGGGCCCTCACCGTCCTCGCCGTCGACCGCTGGGGCCGGGTGGACCCGGACGCGGTGGCGCGGGCGCTGCGCCCGGACACGGTGCTCGTCTCGGTGATGGCGGTGAACAACGAGGTGGGCACCGTCCAGCCCATCGCCGCCATCGCGCGCCTGCTGCGCGAGCGCCGCGGCGACAGCCGCCTGCCACTGCTGCACGTCGACGCCGTGCAGGCCTTCGGCACCCTGCCGGTGCCCGTGGAGGACGCCGACCTGGTGACGGTCTCGGCCCACAAGGTCCACGGGCCCAAGGGTGTGGGCGCGCTCGTCGTGCGGCCGGGCGTGCGCCTGGTGCCGCTGCTGCACGGCGGGGAGCAGGAGCGCGGGCTGCGCCCCGGCACGGAGAACGTCCCCGGCATCGTGGGCTTCGGCGTAGCGGCGCGCCTGGTGCGCGAGGCGGGGGACGTGACCCCGCGCCTGCGGGCGCTGCGCACGCGGCTGCTGGAGGGGCTGCGGCCGGTGGAGGACCTGGTGGTGAACAGCCCCCCGGACGGGGCGCCGCACATCCTGAACGTGCAGGTGCCCGGGGTGCGCGGGGAGACGCTGGTCCACCGGCTGGAGCAGGAGGGCGTCTACGTCTCCACCGGCTCGGCCTGCCACTCGCGCGACCCGCGCCCCAGCCACGTCCTCCTGGCCATGGGCCTGCGGCGCGAGGCGGCGCGCGCCTCCATCCGCCTGAGCCTCTCCCGCCACACCACGGCCGCGGAGGTCGACGCCGCCGCCGGGGCCATCGTGCGGGCCGCGACGGAGCTGCGGGTGCTGGCCCGGTGACCGGGATGGAGCCTGTCCTGCTCGTCCGCTACGGGGAGGTGGCGCTCAAGGGGCAGAACCGCCCCTTCTTCCTGGGCACGCTCGTGCGCAACCTGGAGGCGCTGGCCGGCCCCGGGGTGGAGGTCCGGGCGCGCTTCGGGCGCATCCTGCTCACCGGGCCCGCCGTGCGGCAGGACCCGCGCGCCGTGCTGGAGCGGGCGCGGCGGGTCTTCGGCGTGGTCTCGCTCAGCCCGGCCCTGGAGGTCCCGGCGGAGCCCGCGGCCATCCTGCAGGCCGCCGAGACCGCCACCGCCGCCCACCTGGCCCGGAGGGCGGCCGCCACCTTCAAGGTGGACGCGCGGCGCGCGGACAAGCGCTTCCCTCTCACCTCCCTCGACCTGAACCGCGAGGTGGGCGCGCACCTGGCCGCGCGTTTCGGCCTGCGCGTAGACGTCCACCACCCCGACTTCACGGTGCAGGTGGAGGTGCGGGACCGG
The Armatimonadota bacterium DNA segment above includes these coding regions:
- a CDS encoding glycosyltransferase, with product MIGLYPGASPEHGVADYTRSLAMALQESGMEVAVWADRSHGAIATEESDGDLNVCRVWRPGALVGIDLWSRARRNLPRLVHVQFESFIYGGPLGFLSLWVFLLWVRLVGGKVVVTVHHVAAPADLTTRLLRQSGIRVGPRLARAIFRLSTGLLARAAHALIVHEDVFRERLTTHYRLGHPLVEVVPHGVPLPECEESPRETGDGGRVVLLFGYLKWYKGFDLALRAFRQVADEFPEWRLVIAGGLPASAAASHVRYVDDLRRLGEGLDGRVEFTGYVPTAQLPRRLRRADLMLFPYRILFSASGPLAQAIGWRRPFILSRALQPVLPQWPWICSEDVEAWAAMLRLLMSDEQARMDASHQLRDIAAARGWREAARRTIALYERVVGAPVVLNRPLPSSWVGS
- a CDS encoding SPOR domain-containing protein; this translates as MAGLIAVRRRATRDDAALLLRQAAAYRRAVARGEETEEHYTPQAMILLARASEAAAAEIAAQRTAPRGAGPAPTTLARPAPSPPRSPALARRPAQLPSPTPRPGPPEPAPTPMPPAPPPTPAPPQPTPRLATPTPSPALRPPTTPAPTEPSFDPQEAFVIVQIGPVASPERAAEIAAHLTLSGYAARVTRVEGTRYLITLGPYRRSTAEAIAGLVRGRFGSLLRITLQPSP
- a CDS encoding cysteine desulfurase family protein, translating into MPERIYLDNAATTPPDPAVIEAMAEVLRTAYGNPSSLHRLGVEAEARVAAGRAEVAAALGVAPAQVIFTSGGTEANALALVGAARAYRSRGTHLVTTAVEHSSVLDTLRALEPEGWALTVLAVDRWGRVDPDAVARALRPDTVLVSVMAVNNEVGTVQPIAAIARLLRERRGDSRLPLLHVDAVQAFGTLPVPVEDADLVTVSAHKVHGPKGVGALVVRPGVRLVPLLHGGEQERGLRPGTENVPGIVGFGVAARLVREAGDVTPRLRALRTRLLEGLRPVEDLVVNSPPDGAPHILNVQVPGVRGETLVHRLEQEGVYVSTGSACHSRDPRPSHVLLAMGLRREAARASIRLSLSRHTTAAEVDAAAGAIVRAATELRVLAR